Below is a genomic region from Prunus persica cultivar Lovell chromosome G3, Prunus_persica_NCBIv2, whole genome shotgun sequence.
TGTAAAGTTGTGGGTGGTTCATGGCCTTAGATTCCCTCTCCTCCACAGCTAACAGATCAGGCTCTGATGACCGACCCGCCTTCTTGGTGACAACCCATTCATATGAGCTCCCCAACTTGAACAAGCCGGATACCATGGCATTGAATTTGGTAACAGACATTGTGTTTTCAAACAGAAGGTAAGGGACAATGAAGGGGAAGGATCTAAGGGAAGGAAGAATGTTCATGAATGACATAAATACGGGCACATAGCAAATAACCCACATGGACAGCTCAGCTTCAGGGACAAACATGGTCAAAGGAAGTATTATGCAGAACAATGTGAAAGAATAAAATGGGAGAATTAACTTCCTAAGCAGAAAGAATAGTAGTATCAAGTTTGCCTTCTTCCAGAACATCATCTGCAGTATGGCATATAGTACATTCTCAGAACAAtattatttagaaaaataccTAGATCAAAGGGGAGAATCTAATTGTAACAGTACCTTAGAACTAATGATGGCTGGAAGGCACAAACGGAAGAGATGCATCGGACCAGAATGCCAACGGTGTTGCTGCTTTTTGTAAGCTTCATAAGACTCAGGAAGTTCACAAAGGACCTGAAAATCAGTTTCTTAAATTTGAGACATCATTTGAAAACTTTTAGGCAAGGTTTTACCAACTCATGATGCAAAATGCCCGAAAACCATATATTCAAGGACTAAACACAGGATCAGGTAAGgttgaatttggatttgaaataattaaaattacctTGACATCATTGAGGAATATGAATTTCCAACCATTCAGATGGGCACGAACTGCTATATCCATGTCTTCTACTGTTGTACGCTCGAGCCAGCCTCCAGATTCTTCAAGTGCTTTGATTCTCCAAACTCCAGCAGTACCATTGAAGCCAAAGAAGTTGAGGAAAACCCCATTAACCTGCTGTTCCACCTCAAAGTGGAAGCACAAATTGATGTTTTGGAGGCGTGTCAACAAGTTCTCATCCCTGTTAACAAAAGCCCACCTAGCCTGAACCAACCCCAGCTCAGGATTGTCCTACCACACAAATTAGAACCACAAACCAAAATCAGTCACCTAAAGTAGAAAGGGCTATAGAGACCAGAAAAAGAGCTATATGAGATCTAGCCACCTTAAAATGGGGAACTGTCAGCTTGAGGAAGTCAGGGTTTGGTTGGAAATCAGCATCAAAGATTGCAACAAACTCATAGTCCTTCACATAATCACAATTCATTGCCGATTTGAGATTCCCAGCTTTATAACCAGTTCTAACCAAACGATGTCGGTAGATAATATTAACACCCCTTTGGTTCCACTTGGCTACTTCTCCCTTAATTAACCACTGTATGCTATCATCATCAGAATCATCCAGAACTTGAATCAGCAAGCGTTCTTTGGGCCAATCAATTTGGCAGACTGCTGAAATAGATTGTTCATACACCTAAATACATTTTATGTCACAGTCATGAATAATCCATGAAAACTAGTAAAAAAGTGCCTTAGAAATCAATTTGTACAGTTATGTATTTAGTTAGTTACCTTTCCAATTATAATGTTACTTAAATTTGAATGGTCagataaaactaaaaaagatCTATCAAAACTAGTAATTGCTACACTAGTTTAATCAGTAAAACTttaaccagaaaaaaaaaaaagcattgaaACTGTTACCTCTCTCTCATTACACATAGGAATTTGAACAAGAACCTTCGGATAATAACATCCTGCGCCTTCCAAATCGTCTGACTTCAATGGGGTTTCTTCAAACCTTGGCTTAATCTTCTTGAACTTGATCCAGAAGCAACCTAAACAAAGCAGCATACGGTCGGCGGATTGGATTAAGAAGAGAGCAACACAGAAGTTAGTCAAAGCTTGAATTGCAGGTGCAATGTAGTCGGCCCGGAACTCCAaccatacaaaataaattgagTGAAGCCATCCTTTAATCTCCAAAGTTTGGGGGATATGCAAACTATTGGTCTGGAAATAATGCCAACCTTTCAAGTGGGCGACCAGTTCAAAAGCCAGAAAAGCTAAAGCCATGACTAAGAATCCCATAATGACCCTATACAAGGTTCTTCCTTTTCCAGATTTCTCATTCTCCACAGTCACTCCTTGCCCAAATATCAATCTTTTCTTAATGGAACCAAGCAATGACCAAAGAATATTTCCCAGCCAAGCAACACAACCAACAGCTTTATGCGCCTTTAGAAGCAAAACCCATGTAAATTGCTTAGCATTCTTGCCTCTGTCCTTATCAACTGGCCTAAATACTTCATCAGGACCATTTATCTCCAGCACAGAGTAATTGGGGTTCTCCATGGTCACCACCACTGGATTACCCTTACTTGTATTGCCCTTTGCCCACCACCTGGAAAAATCCAAGCTTGGGGGCATTTTTGCTTAACCTCTCGCTCTCAGTCTCAACTGAACTGTTATGAAGTACAAAAGTAGGTTACCAAATCCAACTTCCAGAATCTTGTACCTCACTGTGACCAGTAAATCTGCAGAAATCAGATCTCAGCATTGAAATGCTCAAAAACCCATTTCAGGCCTAAGCACATAAAAACAGAGCCAacactaaaaactgaaaatttagcAGGAAACCTTCAAACTCAGAGACCAAATTTGAGAAAACTCACAAACCCATTTGAGGCCTGGTTAAAAAGAACCAGATCCAACACTGCAACAACTTCACAAAACCAGTTCAAGCCTCAGCATTCCAAACCAAATGCAGCAAAATagaaagacagagagaggaGTATGTGTGTGGGTGTTTCTTTTGGCACTACCATAAAGCTCCACAAGCTACCCAACATGGGAAATTACCATTATGGGGAAATGTTTTTAAGCATTTGTTCAACAGTTTAAGTCACCTGATTAGCCCATTAAAGAAGCAAACACAGACCCCATACTACCTTTCCACATATTACCattaggggtcgtttggtacacagtcTTGGCTTGAACTGGATTGGAttaaatttagtaccatgtttgtttcatttaattctagtcttagatgagATTGTTAATACCGGGCCCACTAAAAACACCTCATTAAGAGGGGATTACTAAgcccatgtagaaagggaggattagctagtcatatgttcaccaatgtataagatgcatatattatattgtaatactaataacatatatatatattatatatattatatatattatatatatatattattattattattacatacacatatactataatgtacatatatacatatatatataaacacatatatacatatataatatatatatataaatacatacagatatatacagatatattattattataatatactcatatacacatacatatttatattataataatagcatacatgtatacatgtatatatgtaatatatattatattacatattaatgtacatatatacgcgtatatatacacatatatacgcgtatatatacacatatatacatatataatatataaatacatatagatatatacacgtatattattattataatatacccatatacacatacatattaatattataataatagcatacatgtatatatgtaatatatatatataagtatatatacatatatgtgtatatatattatacccatgtatgtattataatatacatatacacacgtatatacacatatacattatatatttatactatatgtatatatattataatatacatatatatatgtatcatacccatatatattataatatatagatacacctatatacacatatattatatacatgtatatacgtatatatatgtatattataatatatacatatatatacatatattatacatatattatatatacatatgtattttataatatatataatgtatatgtatatatacatacatatataatatatgtatatacacgtatatacatgtatattattattattattattattataacatacccatatatatatatatattatattataatatacatacatatatataaatatatgtatatgtattatacccatgtatattataatatacatatatacacctatatatattatatgtatgtatatatacatatatatattttatatattataaaatacatatatacatatatatagatatttttgataaaataaaaaaattctagtcctagtccaaACATACATCAAACgtaggataagtgttatccaacttagaccaaaccaagccaagccaagccagtccctaagcatagtccatgccaagacagtcctgtgtaccaaacgagccctactGGTTTGGAATAAAAGTGTTtctaaattcataattcattataagaaatataaaataaataaatattatataattaaggaAAGTGAAGATAAAGCTTATAATGAGCATTAACTAAACTCCTAACATGTAGCACCAGACCATGTGAGAATGGAAGTGAACACTCCAATCTTCTTAAAGAAAGAGAGCAGAAGCACTTTGATTGGGTTTTGGAATTTGTACTAAGTTGCAGAAACTGATGAGCTGAGCCCtttgattaaaataattataagttGATGAGAATAGTAATAAAAAAGACAGGAAAATGGATAGAGAGGAATGGCCACAGACAATGCAGATCCCAAGTCTTATCTGGCCTCGTTCCCTGTCTTAAATTTAAGCCAAATTTGTTGCCAACCCCCACACGCACACATTATGTCGGTGGtcataaaaaaacaagaaaggcTCACTAGTAGCCAATCACACAACATCTTTTTCATGTAAAgcaaaaatcatttttctgGGATGGTAAACTTATAAAttagatagatagatatataTTAAACCATGTTCATCATAATTATGATTTAGATGCTTGACAACAGTGACTATCTAAGGCACTAAGACATGGTGGGGCATTAAGATTTTAGTATTAATTTCTAGAATTTtgtattatgttttttttattatttatacaagcgatGTTTAAAGAGGGAGATTTCGAACCTAGAATTTCGGGTGCTGTAGCAAATGTTCTTAATCATTTGAGCTACAAGCCCATTGTATATTGCTATGTTCTTTAGATTATTGAAAGTGAAGGATTTTAGAGTctcaatttgttaattttgctTCTCCTTTACTTGAGAGAAAATTGtgctttaaaatttaaattgacgTTCTATGACAGTAATGTCTATGCAGGTTTGGTTGAATTGAAGCTCAAGCTGCAGCTATTTTTGCTAGAGGGGCCTTCATAAAATAGAGAAACAAATGTTAGCCAGAGATgtcattttgttcttttgactTTCATTGTCATTATATATT
It encodes:
- the LOC18782139 gene encoding probable xyloglucan glycosyltransferase 5, which produces MPPSLDFSRWWAKGNTSKGNPVVVTMENPNYSVLEINGPDEVFRPVDKDRGKNAKQFTWVLLLKAHKAVGCVAWLGNILWSLLGSIKKRLIFGQGVTVENEKSGKGRTLYRVIMGFLVMALAFLAFELVAHLKGWHYFQTNSLHIPQTLEIKGWLHSIYFVWLEFRADYIAPAIQALTNFCVALFLIQSADRMLLCLGCFWIKFKKIKPRFEETPLKSDDLEGAGCYYPKVLVQIPMCNEREVYEQSISAVCQIDWPKERLLIQVLDDSDDDSIQWLIKGEVAKWNQRGVNIIYRHRLVRTGYKAGNLKSAMNCDYVKDYEFVAIFDADFQPNPDFLKLTVPHFKDNPELGLVQARWAFVNRDENLLTRLQNINLCFHFEVEQQVNGVFLNFFGFNGTAGVWRIKALEESGGWLERTTVEDMDIAVRAHLNGWKFIFLNDVKVLCELPESYEAYKKQQHRWHSGPMHLFRLCLPAIISSKMMFWKKANLILLFFLLRKLILPFYSFTLFCIILPLTMFVPEAELSMWVICYVPVFMSFMNILPSLRSFPFIVPYLLFENTMSVTKFNAMVSGLFKLGSSYEWVVTKKAGRSSEPDLLAVEERESKAMNHPQLYRGTSDSGLSELNKLIEHQEAGPKPPVKKLNKIYKKELALAFLLLTAALRSLLSAQGVHFYFLLFQGVSFLLVGLDLIGEQIS